One window of uncultured Erythrobacter sp. genomic DNA carries:
- a CDS encoding type III pantothenate kinase, producing the protein MLLAADVGNTNVVFALFEPDGEGGFTSRSRWRIATDPRRTGDEYAVWLLQLLTIEGVTREDITQIIYASVVPRADHNLNVLSQKYFGITPLKAGEGKAAWRFAIDVDQPSSLGADRALNILAAHKKYGGDLIVVDFGTATKFEAIDFNGAYKGGSIAPGINLSLDALVGKTAKLPRIAIRAPESKSVIGRNTEDQMLIGVFWGYVAMMEGIIARMKTEIGRPAKVIATGGLAILFDEATDIFDEVDANLTIEGLAILAKQAAE; encoded by the coding sequence ATGTTGCTCGCTGCCGATGTCGGAAACACCAATGTCGTCTTTGCTCTGTTCGAACCGGACGGTGAGGGGGGCTTCACCTCACGCTCGCGCTGGCGCATCGCGACTGATCCGCGCCGTACCGGTGACGAATATGCGGTGTGGCTGCTCCAGCTGCTGACCATTGAGGGGGTGACGCGTGAAGACATCACGCAAATTATCTACGCCTCGGTTGTCCCGCGTGCCGATCACAACCTCAACGTGCTGAGCCAGAAATATTTCGGCATCACGCCTCTCAAGGCAGGCGAGGGCAAGGCTGCATGGCGCTTTGCCATCGATGTCGATCAGCCCAGCTCGCTCGGCGCGGACCGCGCGCTCAACATCCTTGCCGCTCACAAGAAATATGGCGGCGACCTGATCGTGGTCGATTTCGGCACCGCGACGAAGTTCGAAGCAATCGACTTCAACGGCGCCTATAAGGGGGGCTCGATCGCGCCGGGTATCAACCTGTCGCTCGATGCTTTAGTAGGCAAGACAGCCAAGCTCCCTCGCATCGCCATCCGCGCGCCTGAAAGCAAAAGCGTCATCGGCCGTAACACCGAAGACCAGATGCTGATCGGCGTGTTCTGGGGCTATGTTGCAATGATGGAGGGGATCATCGCGCGGATGAAGACCGAGATCGGACGCCCCGCCAAAGTGATCGCAACTGGCGGGCTGGCGATTCTGTTCGACGAGGCGACCGATATTTTTGACGAGGTTGATGCCAACCTCACGATCGAGGGCCTTGCGATCCTCGCCAAGCAAGCCGCCGAATGA
- a CDS encoding biotin--[acetyl-CoA-carboxylase] ligase, whose protein sequence is MIGTSTITLVEETGSTNADLAAALRGDEKPVEGTWLVTRRQNAGKGRQGRAWQDGAGNFMGSTVVEIRKGDPAPASLGFVAALAVGQTVNEALGGACRPTLKWPNDVLLAGHKVSGILLEMVGNHIVVGIGVNLVSAPDLPDRKAASLADYDAVTKLEHFAEALSRVFAKYLGVWRSEGLDKILQAFLHNSNHYTGSPVTVHDTDGSKLEGTFAALETSDGALRLRLADGSERVIRAGDIS, encoded by the coding sequence TTGATCGGCACAAGTACAATCACGCTGGTCGAGGAAACCGGTTCCACCAATGCCGATCTTGCGGCGGCTTTGCGCGGCGATGAAAAGCCTGTCGAGGGCACTTGGCTGGTCACCCGCCGCCAGAATGCCGGAAAGGGCAGGCAAGGCCGGGCCTGGCAAGATGGCGCGGGCAACTTTATGGGTTCGACCGTGGTCGAAATCCGCAAAGGCGATCCCGCACCGGCGTCTCTCGGCTTTGTCGCCGCGCTCGCCGTGGGTCAAACGGTCAATGAAGCGCTCGGAGGTGCTTGCCGCCCGACGCTCAAATGGCCCAATGACGTCCTGCTCGCCGGCCATAAGGTATCAGGCATCCTGCTCGAAATGGTCGGCAATCACATTGTCGTAGGCATCGGAGTGAACCTCGTCAGCGCGCCCGATCTGCCAGACCGCAAGGCCGCATCGCTGGCCGATTACGATGCAGTGACGAAGCTTGAACACTTCGCCGAGGCGCTCTCGCGCGTGTTCGCCAAATATCTCGGAGTTTGGCGGAGCGAGGGTCTGGACAAGATTTTGCAGGCCTTCTTGCACAATTCCAACCACTACACCGGCTCTCCTGTCACCGTGCATGACACCGATGGCAGCAAGCTCGAAGGCACCTTCGCCGCGCTCGAAACGTCGGACGGCGCATTGAGGCTACGCTTGGCGGATGGCTCTGAACGTGTCATTCGCGCTGGTGATATCTCGTAA
- a CDS encoding MBL fold metallo-hydrolase RNA specificity domain-containing protein, with the protein MKKNFKPENELLFLALGGSGEIGMNVNLYGCDGKWLMVDLGMTFSGGEYPGVDLVFADIEFIEERTKDLLGVVLTHAHEDHIGAVPYFAGELGVPLYATPFTADLVARKLKEAGLTGKVELNIIEDDHGEFDIGPFSITYLPLAHSIAEGNALLIDTPYGSVFHTGDWKLDEDPIIGEPTTEEELRAIGDEGVLALVCDSTNVFNPEPSGSEGAVHKGLMEEVARHEGKRVLVTTFASNVARLQTLGEVARETGRQVCIAGRSLDRIIEVAQDNGYLEDFPPTVDFDGAMRLPRGEVLILATGGQGEPRAALSRIADDNHRLELVSGDVVLFSSRQIPGNEISIGKMQNQLAAKGIEMVTDRQSMIHVSGHPGRPELEALYEWIRPEVLVPVHGEMRHMREQARLGKERGIPSNVVQSNGDIVRLAPGEPGKIAEVQNGRLVLDGDIIAPADGEAITMRRRIAQEGVIVVVLARGTAPAVEAIGLPLDEDLPDFVAETQQDILKAIGKLKGRDASDPAAVHEAARLAARRAARRWSGKNPQVRVVMPGLREASAD; encoded by the coding sequence GTGAAAAAGAACTTCAAACCTGAAAACGAACTCCTCTTCCTCGCGCTTGGCGGATCGGGAGAGATTGGCATGAACGTCAATCTCTATGGCTGCGATGGAAAATGGCTGATGGTCGATCTGGGTATGACGTTTTCGGGTGGGGAGTATCCGGGCGTTGATCTGGTCTTTGCCGATATCGAATTCATCGAAGAGCGGACCAAGGACCTCCTCGGGGTCGTGCTCACCCACGCGCATGAGGATCACATCGGCGCGGTGCCCTATTTCGCCGGCGAGCTTGGTGTGCCGCTCTATGCAACGCCGTTCACCGCCGATCTGGTCGCGCGTAAACTCAAGGAAGCGGGCCTGACGGGCAAAGTCGAACTCAACATTATCGAAGACGATCACGGCGAGTTCGACATCGGTCCTTTTTCGATCACCTACCTCCCGCTCGCGCACTCGATTGCAGAGGGCAACGCGCTGCTGATCGACACGCCTTACGGCAGCGTCTTTCACACCGGCGACTGGAAGCTCGACGAGGACCCGATCATCGGCGAGCCGACCACCGAGGAGGAATTGCGCGCAATCGGTGATGAGGGCGTGCTCGCGCTTGTATGCGACAGCACCAATGTCTTCAATCCAGAGCCGTCAGGGTCCGAAGGTGCCGTCCATAAGGGCCTGATGGAAGAAGTCGCGCGCCATGAGGGCAAGCGGGTGCTTGTCACCACCTTCGCCAGCAATGTGGCTCGGCTTCAAACTTTGGGCGAAGTCGCGCGCGAAACGGGCCGGCAGGTCTGCATTGCGGGCCGCTCGCTCGACCGGATTATCGAGGTTGCGCAGGACAATGGCTATCTGGAAGACTTCCCGCCTACGGTCGACTTTGACGGCGCAATGCGACTGCCGCGCGGTGAAGTCCTAATCCTTGCAACCGGCGGGCAGGGGGAGCCGCGCGCGGCGCTCTCCCGGATCGCTGACGACAATCATCGGCTCGAGCTGGTGAGCGGCGATGTAGTGCTGTTCTCCTCGCGCCAGATACCCGGCAACGAAATCTCGATCGGCAAGATGCAAAACCAGCTCGCGGCCAAGGGGATCGAGATGGTCACCGATCGCCAGAGCATGATCCACGTTTCCGGGCACCCCGGCAGACCGGAACTTGAAGCATTGTATGAGTGGATCCGTCCCGAAGTGCTGGTGCCTGTCCATGGCGAAATGCGCCACATGCGCGAGCAAGCGCGGCTCGGTAAAGAGCGCGGGATTCCTTCGAATGTGGTCCAGTCCAACGGTGATATTGTGCGGCTCGCGCCGGGTGAGCCGGGCAAGATTGCAGAGGTCCAGAATGGCCGCCTCGTCCTTGATGGGGATATTATCGCCCCGGCGGATGGTGAAGCGATAACGATGCGCCGCCGGATTGCTCAGGAAGGCGTAATCGTTGTCGTCCTCGCGCGCGGGACCGCGCCTGCGGTCGAGGCCATCGGCCTACCTCTTGACGAAGACCTGCCCGATTTTGTCGCCGAAACTCAGCAAGACATCCTGAAAGCAATCGGGAAGCTCAAGGGCCGCGATGCAAGCGATCCCGCCGCGGTGCATGAAGCCGCGCGCCTCGCTGCCCGCCGCGCGGCGCGTCGCTGGTCGGGTAAGAACCCGCAGGTTCGGGTCGTGATGCCGGGGTTGAGAGAGGCGAGCGCAGACTGA